A stretch of Cellulosilyticum sp. I15G10I2 DNA encodes these proteins:
- a CDS encoding TolC family protein, whose product MKKILIGLIVFLIGLPNLYAKAAELQVLTLENAIVRAKTYSTELAQIRRSYELNGAKLNQAVSEGSYKSWQKQYLENQYVRKQEEIQEKVIAYNIAKLFDEILLNEEKLRNMESSLKIDEANLQSAKSKFQKGIISQIALNNNILSYEMAKNNKIQLENTIHSQFTSLSEMIGKTTTHFVLQKEAIIYEPFEIIGHLDGVISSKAEQNLSVWKVVELAKIESEIDYSTLEQAGNSYVTYLQLQENVVKTQETSETTKQQFENNLKTKYTELLQLQEKYKLQEKELQLLAKQLQTKQTQYEAGYSSKNEYEKLKLTYEQAETSLLEIIVKQEYIKQVIENPYLL is encoded by the coding sequence ATGAAAAAAATACTTATAGGGCTTATAGTCTTTCTCATAGGACTGCCAAACTTATATGCCAAGGCAGCCGAACTGCAGGTATTGACGCTTGAAAATGCCATAGTCCGTGCAAAAACCTATAGTACTGAACTGGCACAAATACGTAGATCCTATGAATTAAACGGTGCAAAATTAAATCAAGCGGTAAGTGAAGGAAGTTATAAAAGCTGGCAGAAACAGTACCTGGAAAATCAATATGTGCGTAAGCAGGAAGAAATTCAAGAAAAAGTAATTGCTTATAATATAGCTAAGTTATTTGATGAAATATTATTAAACGAAGAAAAACTTAGAAACATGGAAAGTAGTCTTAAAATAGATGAGGCGAATCTCCAAAGTGCTAAGAGTAAATTTCAAAAAGGTATTATCAGTCAAATAGCGCTTAATAATAATATACTTAGTTACGAAATGGCAAAAAACAATAAAATCCAGTTAGAAAACACAATCCATTCGCAGTTTACATCACTTAGTGAAATGATTGGCAAAACGACGACACATTTTGTACTTCAAAAAGAAGCTATTATTTATGAGCCTTTTGAGATTATTGGTCATTTAGACGGGGTAATAAGTTCAAAAGCAGAGCAGAATCTTTCTGTATGGAAAGTTGTTGAACTTGCGAAGATAGAAAGTGAAATAGATTATAGTACTCTTGAACAAGCGGGTAATTCCTACGTAACCTATCTTCAGCTGCAAGAAAATGTAGTTAAAACGCAAGAAACGAGTGAGACGACGAAGCAGCAGTTTGAAAATAATCTTAAAACTAAGTATACAGAGCTTTTACAGTTACAAGAGAAATACAAACTTCAAGAAAAAGAACTACAGCTGCTTGCAAAGCAGCTTCAGACCAAACAGACGCAGTATGAAGCTGGCTATAGCTCCAAAAATGAGTATGAAAAGTTAAAGCTAACTTATGAACAGGCAGAAACGAGTCTTTTAGAGATTATAGTTAAGCAAGAATATATTAAGCAAGTTATAGAAAATCCATATCTGCTTTAA
- a CDS encoding HD-GYP domain-containing protein — MQKIILPISKCIPGMVTAQPVVNMQTGATILGQNQELTIENLKNISNFIHTDLWVYIDSFNKVWNLPPETIENYKKYSKALKTVIEQISPSDDKSIKTFDEMCHHLSADFNENHTLLGCTNLIKQLDYDTYTHSLNVAFLSKLICKWTNVNKETTLNVIRAALLHDIGGINLAFDMINKTEDLSSDERSEYEKHSIYSYNIVSKMQDLHPSIAKGILAHHERCDGTGFPLKLTSPYINNLAKIIGIADRYEILRKTHHIFDTLKILLTDELTKFDPDMLLTFCNNIANYYIGVFVTLSTDEIGEVVFINPKCIYKPIIKINDKYINLYETPSITIINIE, encoded by the coding sequence ATGCAAAAAATTATATTACCTATCTCCAAATGTATTCCAGGCATGGTGACAGCTCAACCTGTAGTCAATATGCAGACAGGGGCTACCATTCTAGGACAAAACCAAGAACTAACGATAGAAAATTTAAAAAACATCAGTAACTTTATTCATACTGACCTATGGGTGTATATTGATTCTTTTAATAAAGTATGGAATCTTCCTCCTGAAACGATAGAAAACTATAAAAAGTACAGCAAAGCTCTTAAAACTGTCATAGAGCAAATTTCTCCTTCTGATGATAAAAGCATTAAAACATTTGATGAGATGTGTCATCATCTTTCTGCTGATTTTAATGAAAACCATACTTTATTAGGCTGTACAAATTTAATCAAGCAGCTAGATTATGATACTTATACCCATTCTTTAAATGTAGCCTTTTTGTCTAAACTTATATGTAAATGGACAAATGTTAATAAAGAAACTACACTTAACGTTATTAGAGCAGCTCTACTTCACGATATAGGAGGGATTAATCTTGCTTTTGACATGATCAATAAAACAGAGGATCTTTCTTCAGATGAACGCAGTGAGTATGAAAAACATTCTATCTATAGCTATAATATTGTCAGCAAAATGCAAGATTTACACCCTTCCATCGCCAAAGGCATTCTCGCCCATCATGAAAGATGTGACGGAACAGGTTTTCCGCTTAAGCTTACATCTCCATATATTAATAACCTAGCTAAAATAATTGGTATCGCGGATCGTTATGAAATCCTGAGAAAAACGCATCATATTTTCGATACACTTAAAATACTGTTAACTGATGAACTTACAAAATTCGATCCTGACATGCTGCTTACTTTTTGTAATAATATTGCTAACTACTACATAGGCGTATTTGTGACCTTAAGTACAGATGAGATTGGCGAAGTAGTATTTATCAATCCAAAATGCATCTATAAACCTATTATAAAAATTAATGACAAGTATATTAATCTTTATGAAACACCAAGTATTACAATCATTAATATCGAATAG
- a CDS encoding ABC transporter ATP-binding protein, with translation MSEPCIAVHEPLIKMMDLCKSYGKGEAQVRVLKHIDFEVNEGEFVAILGPSGSGKSTLMNIIGLIDTHDTGEYRLSGDSIYNKTENEYASIRGQKIGFIFQKFNLIPKYNALQNVALPLLLQGKCYKEAVSHAKELLESVGLEDRMHHRPNQLSGGQQQRVAIARALVADADLLLADEPTGALDQKTGKEVLGIFKALNQKGKTIILITHDLNIAKYASRIVYITDGELSDMPKSEGDH, from the coding sequence ATGAGTGAGCCTTGTATAGCCGTGCATGAACCGCTTATCAAAATGATGGATTTGTGCAAAAGTTATGGTAAAGGTGAAGCACAGGTGCGAGTACTTAAACATATTGATTTTGAAGTAAATGAAGGTGAATTTGTAGCCATATTAGGGCCCTCAGGTTCTGGGAAATCTACTTTGATGAATATTATAGGCCTTATTGATACCCATGATACAGGAGAATATAGGCTTTCTGGCGATAGTATCTATAATAAGACAGAAAATGAATATGCATCTATTAGAGGACAAAAGATAGGGTTTATTTTTCAAAAGTTTAATCTAATCCCTAAATACAATGCACTCCAAAATGTAGCACTCCCGCTACTTTTGCAAGGGAAGTGTTATAAAGAAGCAGTAAGTCATGCTAAAGAACTTTTAGAATCAGTGGGGCTTGAAGATAGAATGCATCATCGACCCAATCAATTATCAGGAGGACAACAGCAAAGGGTAGCCATAGCAAGGGCGCTCGTTGCTGATGCTGACCTTTTGCTTGCAGATGAACCTACAGGTGCACTCGATCAAAAAACAGGAAAAGAAGTGCTAGGCATCTTTAAAGCATTGAATCAAAAAGGAAAGACGATTATTCTGATTACACATGATTTAAATATTGCAAAATATGCCTCAAGAATAGTTTATATTACAGATGGTGAACTATCTGATATGCCAAAAAGTGAGGGGGATCATTGA
- a CDS encoding Crp/Fnr family transcriptional regulator, which translates to MDKGRLMNQFVKIAKDYAFLSTLSHKTQEIISEHLKVNRYPAGYKLMNSKQSCLGFSFILSGILRVYRINDEGREVTLYRLGRGDSCFLTILCVLSDMENYAFAEVEEEAELAIIPMEVFKAYILEDKAYLKYVFKNLYGKFDHVINVLEKITFDSIEKRVIDYLKQRSEKTFGASTIYTTHEKIAIDIGSSREVVSRALKILEKNGVITLGRGKIKILDKDYLA; encoded by the coding sequence ATGGATAAGGGGAGACTTATGAATCAATTTGTAAAGATAGCAAAAGATTATGCATTTTTAAGTACATTAAGCCATAAAACACAGGAAATTATTTCAGAACATTTAAAAGTTAATCGATATCCGGCCGGTTATAAACTGATGAATAGTAAACAGTCCTGCCTAGGCTTTTCATTTATTCTAAGTGGCATCTTAAGAGTTTACCGAATTAATGATGAAGGTCGGGAAGTTACACTTTATAGGCTTGGGCGAGGAGATAGCTGTTTTTTGACGATTCTTTGCGTATTATCCGATATGGAGAATTATGCTTTTGCTGAGGTAGAGGAAGAAGCAGAACTTGCGATTATCCCAATGGAAGTCTTTAAAGCCTATATTTTAGAAGATAAGGCTTATTTAAAATATGTTTTTAAAAATCTATATGGTAAATTTGATCATGTTATTAATGTACTTGAAAAAATCACTTTTGATAGTATCGAAAAACGAGTAATTGACTATCTTAAGCAAAGATCTGAAAAAACATTCGGAGCAAGTACGATCTATACAACCCATGAAAAAATTGCAATCGATATTGGGTCGTCAAGAGAAGTGGTCAGCAGAGCATTAAAAATTCTTGAAAAGAATGGGGTTATCACATTGGGGCGAGGTAAAATAAAAATTTTAGATAAAGACTACTTAGCTTAA
- a CDS encoding FAD-dependent oxidoreductase has translation MKKVIIVGGVATGASAAARLRRLDENIEIIMFEKGDYISFANCGLPYYIGDIIEERDKLLVATPKLMKDRFKIDVRVNSEVVALDVTSKKVTISSKERGIYDETFDALVLAPGAKPLMPNIPGIKGERIFTLRNIKDTDRIKSAVSTVKSAIVIGGGYIGVEMAENLRHNHIDVTLVEAASHILMPFDEDIVVMAEKEMEDQGVRLILNDGVKAFRELSDGIEVELQSNKRIKADIIISAMGVVPDTSFLQDTGIILGVKGHILVNEHMETNIKGIYAGGDAVEVIDFVNGMHRAIPLAGPANKHGRIIADNISGLETIYKNTQGTAVIKVFDLTLAATGNNESILERSDTSYQAIIIHPNNHAGYYPGASPITLKLIFDNTGKILGAQALGYEGVEKRIDVIATVIRFKGTVYDLTELELSYAPPFGSAKDPVNFAGYVAENVLTGKSDIVHPKALKEIKDDGNIVILDVRTHAERVRGKVEGSVAINVNELRDQLDQLDRDKEYWIHCAVGLRAYVAERILKQAGFKCKNITGGYKTIQAMAFKPQHNQ, from the coding sequence ATGAAAAAAGTAATTATTGTAGGGGGCGTAGCGACAGGTGCTTCGGCTGCTGCAAGGCTTAGGAGATTGGATGAAAACATTGAAATTATAATGTTTGAAAAAGGAGACTACATTTCTTTTGCAAACTGTGGGCTTCCGTATTATATAGGAGATATTATTGAAGAAAGAGATAAGCTTTTAGTAGCTACGCCCAAATTAATGAAAGACAGGTTTAAAATAGATGTAAGAGTTAATAGTGAGGTTGTAGCGTTAGATGTCACGTCAAAAAAAGTGACTATTTCTTCTAAAGAGCGGGGCATTTACGATGAGACGTTTGATGCACTGGTTTTAGCACCAGGGGCTAAGCCATTAATGCCTAATATACCAGGGATAAAGGGTGAAAGAATATTTACTTTAAGAAATATTAAGGATACAGATCGCATTAAGTCGGCAGTTAGCACTGTTAAATCTGCTATTGTAATTGGGGGAGGCTATATAGGGGTAGAGATGGCTGAAAACTTAAGACACAACCATATTGATGTGACGCTAGTAGAAGCAGCTTCTCATATCCTGATGCCTTTTGATGAAGATATTGTTGTGATGGCTGAAAAAGAGATGGAAGATCAGGGGGTAAGGCTTATTCTTAACGATGGGGTAAAAGCCTTTAGAGAGCTGAGTGATGGGATAGAAGTAGAGCTTCAAAGCAATAAGCGTATTAAGGCTGATATCATCATTTCTGCAATGGGCGTTGTACCGGATACAAGTTTTCTTCAGGATACAGGGATTATACTTGGGGTAAAAGGCCATATCTTAGTGAATGAGCATATGGAAACTAATATTAAAGGGATTTATGCAGGGGGAGATGCAGTAGAAGTTATCGACTTTGTAAATGGGATGCACAGAGCTATTCCACTGGCTGGGCCAGCGAATAAACATGGACGCATTATTGCTGATAATATAAGCGGACTAGAAACAATTTATAAAAATACGCAAGGAACTGCTGTCATTAAGGTTTTCGATTTAACTTTAGCTGCAACAGGCAATAATGAAAGCATTTTGGAGCGTTCAGATACTTCTTATCAAGCTATTATTATTCATCCAAATAACCATGCAGGTTATTACCCAGGAGCCAGTCCAATAACCTTAAAACTCATTTTTGACAATACAGGGAAGATTCTAGGAGCACAAGCTCTAGGCTATGAAGGTGTGGAGAAGAGAATAGATGTAATTGCTACAGTGATAAGGTTTAAGGGAACAGTATATGATCTAACTGAACTTGAGCTATCTTATGCACCGCCTTTTGGATCGGCTAAAGACCCAGTGAATTTTGCAGGATATGTTGCAGAAAATGTACTTACAGGCAAAAGTGATATTGTGCATCCTAAGGCGCTAAAAGAGATAAAAGATGATGGGAACATTGTAATACTAGATGTCAGAACACATGCAGAAAGGGTTAGGGGTAAAGTAGAAGGGTCTGTCGCTATTAATGTTAATGAACTAAGAGATCAGCTGGATCAGCTAGATCGTGATAAAGAATATTGGATACACTGTGCTGTAGGGCTTAGAGCCTATGTAGCCGAAAGAATATTAAAGCAAGCAGGGTTCAAATGCAAAAACATTACGGGTGGGTATAAAACCATTCAGGCTATGGCGTTTAAACCACAACATAATCAATAA
- a CDS encoding ABC transporter permease yields MRTIEILRSILLNIRANKIRVFLTTLGVIIGTLTIIIVVGIGKGGEQAVQEQFKKLSAQSINIMKNRDYNKSKQLTLEDLTKLEALEHVERAGSVIRTTGDISYGSVSQSVSIQGQSESIQEINNLNILHGTYITDEDGSKRRRVIVLGYSLAELFFGEEPSQAIGEKVSVKGRKYDVVGVLKQEGDSGKGDSIDDGAIVPIKIAQSYLSGRMTMLTFVAKATQIDTVEKAISEINEYILTLTETEGAYNLMDAGSRLTTALESANMMATLLIGVAAVVLVVGGIGIMNVLLVSVRERTREIGILKSIGAKREDIIKEFLLEAVIISFLGGLIGVGLSFITIPIVLYLGLLVVQSIEGIMLGLLFSVTTGIFFGVYPAVKASKLKPIEALNYEG; encoded by the coding sequence ATGAGAACAATAGAAATTTTAAGATCTATTTTGCTTAATATTCGTGCTAATAAAATAAGAGTTTTTCTTACAACATTGGGGGTTATTATTGGAACACTTACAATTATTATTGTTGTAGGGATAGGAAAAGGCGGGGAACAGGCTGTGCAGGAACAATTTAAAAAGCTTAGTGCCCAGTCTATTAATATTATGAAAAACAGAGATTACAACAAAAGTAAGCAGTTAACTCTGGAGGATCTAACCAAGCTTGAAGCGTTAGAGCACGTTGAACGTGCTGGCTCAGTGATAAGGACTACGGGAGATATCAGCTATGGCAGTGTTAGCCAATCAGTAAGCATTCAGGGGCAGAGTGAATCGATACAAGAGATTAATAATTTAAATATTTTACATGGCACTTATATAACTGATGAAGATGGCAGTAAAAGGAGACGCGTTATTGTTTTGGGGTATAGCCTAGCTGAACTGTTTTTTGGAGAAGAGCCATCTCAGGCAATTGGAGAAAAAGTGAGTGTTAAAGGAAGAAAATATGATGTGGTAGGTGTTTTAAAGCAAGAAGGGGACAGTGGCAAGGGAGATAGTATAGATGACGGTGCCATCGTTCCAATCAAAATAGCCCAAAGTTATCTCTCCGGAAGAATGACAATGCTGACTTTTGTAGCAAAAGCTACGCAGATTGATACTGTAGAAAAAGCTATTAGTGAAATCAATGAATATATTTTAACGCTTACGGAAACAGAAGGGGCTTACAATCTTATGGATGCAGGCAGCAGGCTTACGACTGCTTTAGAATCAGCCAACATGATGGCAACGCTGCTTATCGGGGTAGCAGCAGTTGTGCTCGTGGTAGGCGGAATAGGCATTATGAATGTGTTATTAGTATCCGTAAGAGAAAGGACAAGAGAAATTGGTATCTTAAAGAGTATTGGTGCAAAAAGAGAAGATATTATTAAGGAGTTTTTATTAGAGGCCGTGATCATCAGTTTTTTAGGCGGACTTATAGGTGTTGGGCTTAGTTTTATAACCATTCCAATAGTGTTATATCTTGGACTACTTGTTGTACAAAGTATAGAAGGTATTATGTTAGGATTATTATTTTCGGTAACAACGGGTATATTTTTTGGGGTTTACCCAGCAGTTAAAGCCTCAAAACTAAAACCTATTGAAGCATTAAACTATGAAGGGTAG